A stretch of Bordetella genomosp. 13 DNA encodes these proteins:
- the hscB gene encoding Fe-S protein assembly co-chaperone HscB, which yields MAADDHFSLFGLPARFELDAGALERAWREVAAQVHPDRYATASAAERRVAMQWAARANEAYRQLRDPLLRARYLCEQAGVDLQAESNTAMEPAFLMQQMEWREKLDEARDDPAAAAELRGELEQARAQMRGTLVELLDVRGDTAQAGLKVREWMFIERLAQELAAVQPLHQ from the coding sequence TTGGCGGCGGACGATCACTTCAGCCTGTTCGGGCTGCCGGCGCGTTTCGAGCTGGATGCCGGGGCGCTGGAGCGCGCCTGGCGCGAGGTGGCGGCGCAGGTGCACCCTGACCGCTACGCCACGGCCAGCGCGGCCGAGCGGCGAGTGGCCATGCAGTGGGCGGCGCGCGCCAACGAGGCGTACCGGCAACTGCGCGATCCGCTGCTGCGAGCGCGCTATCTGTGCGAGCAGGCAGGTGTCGACCTGCAGGCGGAAAGCAACACGGCCATGGAGCCCGCCTTCCTGATGCAGCAGATGGAATGGCGCGAGAAGCTCGACGAGGCGCGCGACGATCCCGCGGCGGCCGCCGAGCTGCGGGGCGAGCTCGAGCAGGCCCGGGCGCAGATGCGCGGCACGCTGGTCGAGCTGTTGGACGTGCGCGGCGATACCGCGCAGGCCGGCCTGAAGGTGCGCGAGTGGATGTTCATCGAGCGGCTGGCGCAAGAGCTGGCCGCGGTGCAGCCCTTGCATCAGTAG
- the iscA gene encoding iron-sulfur cluster assembly protein IscA has translation MAVTLTQQAAGHIGRYLTKRGKGIGLRLGVRTTGCSGMAYKLEYVDEADSNDQVFESHGVKVFVDPKSLPYLDGTELDYAREGLNEGFKFRNPNEKATCGCGESFTV, from the coding sequence ATGGCCGTTACCCTGACCCAGCAAGCGGCCGGCCATATCGGCCGCTACCTGACCAAGCGCGGCAAGGGCATCGGCCTGCGCCTGGGTGTGCGCACTACGGGCTGCTCGGGGATGGCCTACAAGCTCGAGTACGTCGACGAGGCGGACAGCAACGACCAGGTCTTCGAAAGCCATGGCGTGAAGGTCTTCGTCGATCCCAAGAGCCTGCCGTACCTCGACGGTACCGAACTGGACTACGCGCGCGAAGGCCTGAACGAGGGCTTCAAGTTCCGCAACCCCAACGAGAAGGCGACCTGCGGCTGCGGCGAGTCGTTCACGGTGTAG
- the iscU gene encoding Fe-S cluster assembly scaffold IscU: MAYSDKVLDHYENPRNVGSFDKGDDSVGTGMVGAPACGDVMKLQIKVGPSGVIEDARFKTYGCGSAIASSSLVTEWVKGKTLDEAMGIRNTQIAEELALPPVKIHCSILAEDAIKAAVQDYRTKHGASAPAQESESAPAMAATAMAATAN, from the coding sequence ATGGCATATAGCGACAAGGTTCTGGATCACTACGAAAACCCCCGCAACGTGGGCTCGTTCGACAAGGGCGACGACTCCGTGGGTACGGGCATGGTGGGCGCGCCCGCCTGTGGCGACGTCATGAAGCTGCAGATCAAGGTCGGCCCCTCGGGCGTGATCGAGGATGCGCGCTTCAAGACCTACGGCTGTGGTTCTGCCATTGCTTCCAGCTCGCTGGTCACCGAATGGGTGAAGGGCAAGACGCTGGACGAGGCGATGGGCATCCGCAACACGCAGATCGCCGAAGAGCTGGCGCTGCCGCCCGTGAAGATCCACTGTTCGATCCTGGCCGAGGACGCCATCAAGGCGGCGGTGCAGGACTACCGCACCAAGCACGGCGCTTCGGCGCCCGCGCAGGAATCGGAGTCCGCGCCTGCAATGGCCGCCACGGCAATGGCCGCCACGGCGAACTGA
- a CDS encoding IscS subfamily cysteine desulfurase: MTSRPIYLDYSATTPVDPRVVDKMIPWLYEQFGNPASRSHAFGWAAEDAVEKAREEVAKLVNADPREIVWTSGATESDNLAIKGAAKFYAERGKHIITVKTEHKAVLDTCRELERQGFEVTYLDVQEDGLISLDAFKAALRPDTILVSVMMVNNEIGVIQDVETIGEICREKGIVFHVDAAQATGKVEIDLQKLKVDLMSFSAHKSYGPKGIGALYVRRKPRVRIEAQMHGGGHERGFRSGTLATHQIVGMGEAFRLAREEMGTENERIRMLRDRLYAGLTQIEEVYVNGSMDQRVPHNLNISFNYVEGESLIMAIKELAVSSGSACTSASLEPSYVLRALGRNDELAHSSIRFTLGRFTTEQEVDFTVELIKGRVGKLRDMSPLWEMAKEGIDLNSVQWAAH, translated from the coding sequence ATGACCTCTCGTCCGATCTATCTCGATTATTCGGCGACCACGCCCGTCGACCCGCGCGTGGTCGACAAGATGATTCCCTGGCTGTATGAACAGTTCGGCAATCCCGCGTCGCGCAGCCACGCGTTCGGCTGGGCGGCCGAGGACGCCGTCGAAAAGGCCCGCGAGGAAGTCGCTAAGCTGGTCAACGCCGACCCGCGCGAAATCGTCTGGACCTCCGGCGCCACCGAGTCGGACAATCTCGCCATCAAGGGCGCGGCCAAGTTCTACGCCGAGCGCGGCAAGCACATCATCACGGTCAAGACCGAGCACAAGGCGGTGCTGGACACCTGTCGCGAACTCGAGCGCCAGGGCTTCGAGGTCACTTACCTCGACGTCCAGGAAGACGGCCTGATCAGCCTGGATGCGTTCAAGGCCGCGCTGCGTCCGGACACCATCCTGGTATCGGTGATGATGGTCAACAACGAGATCGGCGTCATCCAGGACGTCGAGACGATCGGCGAAATCTGCCGCGAAAAGGGCATCGTGTTCCACGTCGATGCCGCGCAGGCCACCGGCAAGGTCGAGATCGACCTGCAGAAGCTCAAGGTCGACCTGATGTCGTTCTCGGCGCACAAGAGCTACGGTCCCAAGGGCATCGGCGCGCTGTACGTGCGCCGCAAGCCGCGCGTGCGCATCGAGGCGCAAATGCACGGCGGCGGCCACGAACGCGGCTTCCGTTCGGGCACGCTGGCCACGCACCAGATCGTCGGCATGGGCGAGGCCTTCCGCCTGGCCCGCGAGGAAATGGGCACCGAGAACGAGCGCATCCGCATGCTGCGCGACCGCCTGTATGCGGGCCTGACCCAGATCGAAGAGGTCTACGTGAACGGCAGCATGGACCAACGCGTGCCGCACAACCTCAACATCAGCTTCAACTATGTCGAGGGCGAGTCCCTGATCATGGCCATCAAGGAACTGGCCGTGTCCAGCGGGTCTGCCTGCACGTCGGCCAGCCTCGAGCCGTCGTACGTGCTGCGCGCCCTGGGCCGCAACGACGAACTGGCGCACAGCTCCATCCGCTTTACGCTGGGCCGTTTCACCACCGAGCAAGAGGTGGACTTCACGGTCGAGCTGATCAAGGGCCGGGTGGGCAAGCTGCGCGACATGTCGCCGCTGTGGGAAATGGCCAAGGAAGGCATCGATTTGAATTCCGTGCAGTGGGCGGCGCACTGA
- the iscR gene encoding Fe-S cluster assembly transcriptional regulator IscR: MRLTTKGRFAVTAMIDLAMRQHSGPVTLAAISQRQNISLSYLEQLFGKLRRHELVDSVRGPGGGYSLARLARNVTVADIIFAVDEPLDATSCGGKRDCTSGNDGRPGKCMTHELWATLNRKMVDYLDSVSLQDLVDQQRVRQLQEAANQAQECSVRVNRVGGGQPAAAVEANAAV, translated from the coding sequence ATGCGGCTAACTACCAAAGGGCGTTTCGCCGTAACGGCCATGATCGATCTGGCGATGCGGCAGCACAGCGGTCCGGTCACGCTCGCGGCCATCAGTCAGCGCCAAAACATCTCGCTGTCCTACCTGGAGCAGCTGTTCGGCAAGCTGCGCCGCCATGAACTCGTGGACAGCGTGCGCGGCCCCGGCGGCGGCTATTCCCTGGCCCGCCTGGCGCGCAACGTCACGGTGGCCGACATCATCTTCGCGGTGGACGAGCCGCTGGACGCCACCAGCTGTGGCGGCAAGCGCGACTGCACCAGCGGCAACGACGGCCGCCCCGGCAAGTGCATGACGCACGAACTCTGGGCCACCTTGAATCGCAAGATGGTGGACTACCTCGATTCCGTTTCCCTGCAAGACCTGGTGGACCAGCAGCGCGTACGCCAGCTGCAAGAGGCCGCCAACCAGGCGCAGGAATGCTCGGTGCGCGTCAACCGCGTGGGTGGCGGCCAGCCGGCCGCGGCGGTCGAGGCGAACGCCGCCGTATAA
- a CDS encoding low molecular weight protein-tyrosine-phosphatase, which yields MMTKVLFVCMGNICRSPSAEGVFRHLVNDAGLADVVRIDSAGTHAFHLGEAPDARALAAARKRGYDITHCEARQVTADDFREFDLILAMDWDNLSALQQQCPKAYQHKLMLLMRFANEFEEATVPDPYYGGPEGFGKVLDYLEDACQGVLELVRKRATQYQAA from the coding sequence ATGATGACCAAGGTACTTTTCGTTTGCATGGGCAATATCTGTCGCTCGCCGAGCGCAGAGGGTGTGTTTCGCCACCTGGTGAACGACGCCGGGTTGGCTGATGTCGTGCGGATCGACTCCGCCGGAACCCACGCTTTCCACCTCGGCGAGGCCCCCGATGCCCGGGCACTGGCTGCAGCCCGCAAGCGCGGCTATGACATCACCCATTGCGAGGCCCGTCAGGTTACCGCGGATGACTTCCGCGAGTTCGACCTTATCCTGGCCATGGACTGGGACAACCTGTCCGCTCTCCAGCAGCAATGCCCCAAGGCTTATCAGCACAAGCTGATGCTGCTGATGCGCTTCGCGAACGAATTCGAGGAAGCCACGGTGCCGGATCCGTATTACGGCGGCCCCGAGGGCTTCGGCAAGGTGCTCGACTACCTGGAAGACGCCTGTCAGGGCGTGCTCGAACTGGTGCGCAAACGCGCTACCCAGTATCAGGCAGCCTGA
- the uvrB gene encoding excinuclease ABC subunit UvrB, producing the protein MPPDSGYVDYPGSPFHLYQPYPPAGDQPTAIEGLVQGVQDGLMYQTLLGVTGSGKTYTMANVIARLGRPALVLAPNKTLAAQLYAEMREFFPRNAVEYFVSYYDYYQPEAYVPTRDLFIEKDSSINEHIEQMRLSATKSLLERRDTVIVGTVSCIYGIGNPGDYHAMVLILRAGDRISRREILARLVAMQYTRNDAEFTRGTFRVRGETVDIFPAESPELALRMTLFDDEVETLELFDPLTGRVRQKLPRFTVYPGSHYVTPRETVLRAIETIKEELRERLKQLTSDGKLVEAQRLEQRTRFDLEMLQELGFCKGIENYSRHLSGAAPGEPPPTLIDYLPADALMFIDESHVTIGQLGGMYRGDRARKETLVQYGFRLPSALDNRPLRLEEFEARMRQCTFVSATPAAYEQEHADNVVEQVVRPTGLVDPVVEVRPARTQVDDLLGELKQRIAAGDRVLVTTLTKRMAEDLTDFLTEHGVKVRYLHSDIDTVERVEIIRDLRLGTFDVLVGINLLREGLDIPEVSLVAILDADKEGFLRSERSLIQTIGRAARNLNGHAILYADRITDSMRRAMDETERRRTKQLQHNQEHGITARGVSKAVRELIDGVVAPASHDTLEAAVPAEALTDEKAMAREIKRLEKQMMDHARNLEFEQAAAARDALNALKKRVLMDGAV; encoded by the coding sequence ATGCCGCCCGATTCCGGATACGTCGACTACCCCGGCAGCCCCTTTCACCTGTACCAGCCCTATCCCCCCGCGGGGGACCAGCCCACGGCCATCGAGGGCCTGGTGCAGGGGGTGCAGGACGGCCTGATGTACCAGACGCTGCTGGGCGTCACGGGCTCGGGCAAGACCTACACCATGGCCAACGTCATCGCGCGGCTGGGACGGCCGGCGCTCGTGCTGGCGCCCAACAAGACGCTGGCGGCGCAGCTGTACGCCGAGATGCGCGAGTTCTTCCCGCGCAATGCGGTCGAGTACTTCGTCTCGTACTACGACTACTACCAGCCCGAAGCCTATGTGCCGACGCGCGACCTCTTCATCGAGAAAGACTCGTCGATCAACGAGCACATCGAGCAGATGCGGCTGTCCGCCACCAAAAGTCTGCTGGAGCGGCGCGACACCGTCATCGTGGGCACGGTCTCGTGCATCTACGGTATCGGCAATCCCGGCGATTACCATGCCATGGTGCTGATCCTGCGGGCCGGCGACCGCATCTCGCGCCGCGAGATCCTGGCGCGCCTGGTGGCCATGCAGTACACGCGCAACGATGCCGAGTTCACGCGGGGCACGTTCCGCGTGCGCGGCGAGACGGTGGACATCTTTCCGGCGGAAAGCCCCGAGCTGGCGCTGCGCATGACGTTGTTCGACGACGAGGTCGAGACGCTGGAGCTCTTCGATCCTCTTACCGGCCGGGTGCGCCAGAAGCTGCCGCGCTTCACCGTATACCCGGGTTCGCATTACGTCACGCCCCGCGAGACGGTGCTCAGGGCCATCGAAACCATCAAGGAAGAGTTGCGCGAGCGCCTGAAGCAGCTCACCTCCGACGGCAAGCTGGTCGAGGCGCAGCGGCTCGAGCAGCGCACGCGCTTCGATCTCGAGATGCTGCAGGAACTGGGCTTCTGCAAGGGCATCGAGAACTACTCGCGCCATCTGTCCGGCGCGGCGCCAGGCGAGCCACCGCCGACCCTCATAGACTATCTGCCGGCCGACGCGCTGATGTTCATCGACGAAAGCCATGTCACCATCGGCCAACTGGGCGGTATGTACCGCGGCGACCGCGCCCGCAAGGAAACGCTGGTGCAGTACGGGTTTCGCCTGCCGTCGGCGCTGGACAACCGTCCGCTGCGGCTCGAAGAGTTCGAGGCGCGCATGCGCCAGTGCACCTTCGTATCGGCCACGCCGGCCGCCTATGAACAAGAGCACGCCGACAACGTGGTCGAGCAGGTAGTGCGGCCCACCGGCCTGGTCGACCCGGTGGTCGAGGTGCGGCCGGCGCGCACCCAGGTCGACGACCTGCTGGGGGAACTGAAGCAACGCATCGCGGCGGGCGACCGGGTGCTGGTGACCACGCTGACCAAGCGCATGGCCGAAGACCTGACCGACTTTCTCACCGAGCATGGCGTCAAGGTGCGCTACCTGCACTCGGACATTGACACGGTCGAGCGCGTGGAGATCATCCGCGACCTGCGGCTGGGCACCTTCGACGTGCTGGTCGGCATCAACCTGCTGCGCGAGGGGTTGGACATTCCCGAGGTCTCGCTGGTGGCGATCCTTGATGCCGACAAAGAGGGCTTCCTGCGTTCCGAGCGCAGCCTGATACAGACCATCGGCCGGGCCGCGCGCAACCTGAATGGCCACGCCATCCTGTACGCGGACCGCATCACGGACTCGATGCGGCGCGCCATGGACGAGACCGAGCGGCGCCGAACCAAGCAGCTGCAGCACAACCAGGAGCACGGCATTACCGCGCGCGGCGTCAGCAAGGCCGTGCGCGAACTGATCGACGGGGTGGTGGCGCCGGCCAGCCACGACACGCTGGAAGCCGCCGTGCCGGCCGAAGCGCTGACCGACGAGAAGGCGATGGCCCGCGAGATCAAGCGCCTGGAAAAGCAGATGATGGACCACGCTCGCAACCTCGAATTCGAGCAGGCGGCCGCGGCCCGGGATGCGTTGAACGCGCTGAAGAAGCGGGTGCTGATGGATGGGGCGGTGTAG
- a CDS encoding amino acid aminotransferase, translated as MSNLFASVELAPRDPILGLNEQYNADTRPGKVNLGVGVYYDDEGRIPLLGAVRKAEVARIEAAAARGYLPIEGIAGYNKGAQALLLGADSPLAAAGRVLTTQALGGTGALKVGADFLRQLLPQSKVLISDPSWENHRALFERAGFPVGTYSYYDASTHGLNFDGMLADLKAAAPQTIVVLHACCHNPTGVDPTPEQWKQIADVVKAGNLVPFLDIAYQGFGAGLKEDAAVVRLFADLDITMLVSSSFSKSFSLYGERVGALTVVAGDKDEAARVLSQLKRTIRTNYSNPPTHGGTVVSTVLNTPELFAMWEQELAGMRDRIRLMRQQLVDKIKAHGATQDFSFVLRQRGMFSYSGLTAQQVDRLREEHAIYAISTGRICVAALNSRNIDTVAAAIAAVIK; from the coding sequence ATGAGCAACCTCTTCGCTTCCGTCGAACTCGCGCCGCGCGATCCCATTCTTGGCCTGAATGAGCAGTACAACGCCGATACCCGCCCCGGCAAAGTCAACCTGGGCGTGGGCGTTTACTACGACGACGAAGGGCGCATTCCCCTGCTGGGCGCCGTCCGCAAAGCCGAAGTGGCGCGCATCGAGGCGGCCGCGGCGCGCGGCTACCTGCCCATCGAAGGCATCGCGGGCTACAACAAGGGCGCGCAGGCGCTGCTGCTGGGCGCCGACTCGCCGCTGGCCGCGGCCGGCCGCGTCCTCACCACCCAGGCGCTGGGCGGCACCGGCGCGCTGAAGGTCGGCGCCGACTTCCTGCGCCAACTGCTGCCGCAGTCCAAGGTGCTGATCAGCGATCCCAGCTGGGAAAACCACCGTGCGCTGTTCGAGCGCGCCGGCTTTCCGGTGGGCACCTACAGCTACTACGACGCCTCCACGCACGGCCTGAACTTCGACGGCATGCTGGCCGACCTGAAGGCCGCCGCGCCACAGACCATCGTGGTGCTGCACGCGTGCTGCCACAACCCCACGGGCGTCGATCCCACGCCCGAGCAATGGAAGCAGATCGCCGACGTGGTCAAGGCTGGCAATCTGGTCCCGTTCCTGGACATCGCCTACCAGGGCTTCGGCGCGGGCCTGAAGGAAGATGCCGCGGTGGTGCGCCTGTTCGCCGACCTGGACATCACCATGCTGGTCAGCTCGTCGTTCTCGAAGTCGTTCTCGCTGTACGGCGAACGCGTGGGCGCCCTGACCGTGGTCGCTGGCGACAAGGACGAGGCCGCGCGCGTGCTCAGCCAGCTCAAGCGCACCATCCGCACCAACTACTCCAATCCTCCCACCCATGGCGGCACGGTCGTGTCCACGGTCCTGAACACGCCCGAGCTGTTCGCGATGTGGGAACAGGAACTGGCCGGCATGCGCGACCGCATCCGCCTGATGCGCCAGCAACTGGTGGACAAGATCAAGGCGCATGGCGCCACGCAGGACTTCAGTTTCGTGCTGCGCCAGCGCGGCATGTTCTCGTACTCGGGTCTCACGGCCCAGCAGGTCGATCGCCTGCGCGAAGAGCACGCCATCTACGCGATCAGCACGGGCCGCATCTGCGTGGCCGCGCTGAACAGCCGCAACATCGACACGGTCGCTGCCGCCATCGCTGCCGTCATCAAGTAA